TGCTTCCTTCTGGAGAAGTGAGGAAGGTGTTTGATGGGTGTAGAGCAACGATAGGTACGCTTGGAAACGTTGATCATATGAATATAAGATTAGGAAAAGCAGGAAGGAAACGCTGGAAGGGAATTAGACCTCATGTAAGAGGTGTAGCTCAAAATCCTGTAGCGCATCCATTGGGTGGTGGTGAAGGAAGAAGTGGTGGTGGCAGACATCCTTGTTCCAGGACAGGTTTATTGGCGAAGGGTGGTAAAACCAGGAAAAAGAAGTCGTTAAGCAATAAATTCATTCTTCGTAGAAGAAGGATCGGACCCAGAGGTAACTTATAAATGAAAAATCAGTACCAGGAGATGTTATGAGTCGTTCAGTAAAAAAGGGACCATACGTTGATAGTAAGTTATTAAAGAAGGTGTTGAAACAAAAAGAGATTAAAAGTGGCGAGCCGATACGTACATGGTGTAGAAGTTGTACAATTGTACCGGATTTTGTATCCCATACTTTTATGATTCATAACGGTAAAGGATTTCAAAAGCTTTTTGTTACAGATGATATGGTAGGACATAAATTAGGAGAATTTGCTCTTACAAGAATTTTTAGAGCACATGGGGGTGTTAAAAAGAAAGAGACACCGCATGGTTAGTATACGGTAAAAGTTTTTTAATATTGCTTTGAGAGGTTTGTTTCATCATGGAATATAAATCTAGTTATAAATATGCGAGGATATCTCCAAGAAAAGCTCGGTATGTGATAGATCTTGTCCGGGGCAAATCTGTTAATGATGCATTGAGAATTTTGAGGTTGACTCATAAGCGTGCATCTTACATGGTTGATAAGGTAATAAGAGCTGCAGTTGCCGCTGCGAATGAAAATATAGATGTAGACGTTGAATCGTTATATGTAAAACAAGCCTTAGTGGATGCTGGGCCAACGAGAAAATGGCAACGTCCGAGACCTCGCGGTATGTCGGCGAGAATTTTAAAAAGGACAAGCCATATTTCCATTACGTTATCCGAAAAGACAAAAAATGTTGATAATCAAAATAGGTGAGGAGATAAAATGGGTCAGAAGGTTTGTCCGATTGGCTTGAGATTAGGTATTACACAAGAGTGGAAATCTTTATGGTATGCCGATAAAAAATCGTTTGGAGCTTTGCTTGTCGAAGATCAAAAAATACGGAAAGCAATAAAGAAAAATTATAGTTTTGCCGGTATTCCAATTATAGATATTGAAAGAACTCGTCAAGATG
The genomic region above belongs to Candidatus Jettenia caeni and contains:
- a CDS encoding 30S ribosomal protein S19 produces the protein MSRSVKKGPYVDSKLLKKVLKQKEIKSGEPIRTWCRSCTIVPDFVSHTFMIHNGKGFQKLFVTDDMVGHKLGEFALTRIFRAHGGVKKKETPHG
- a CDS encoding 50S ribosomal protein L22, with translation MEYKSSYKYARISPRKARYVIDLVRGKSVNDALRILRLTHKRASYMVDKVIRAAVAAANENIDVDVESLYVKQALVDAGPTRKWQRPRPRGMSARILKRTSHISITLSEKTKNVDNQNR